The Sphingomonas aliaeris genome segment GAAGGTGCGCGGCAATTGGAAGCTTGCGGCCGAAGCATTCCTGGAAGGCTGGCATCTGAGCGAAACGCACAGCCAGGCGCAGTCTTTCAACGGCGACAGCAACTCGCAATACGACATCTGGGAGGATGACGACGCCCAAATCAGCCGTTCGATCACACCATCGGGCGTGCCGAGCCCGGAACTGGGCGAGGATGCGTCCGTACGTCAGGCGGTGATCGACCTTATCCACGCGGTCACGCCTCCGGGCATGGAACTGCCCAACTTCGAGCAGGTGGAAACGATCGACCGCGCTTATGGCGCAGAGCATCGTCGCCGCGTGTTGAACGCGATGACGGGGCGAGACAGCTCCGACGCGTCCGACGCCTGGATGCTCGATGCTGCGCAATATTACATGTTTCCCAACTTCTTCCCGTGGCTGGGGGAGGGCGCGCCGCTCTGGTATCAGTTCATGCCTTATGGCGATGATCCGGCCGAATGCATCTTCGAAGTGCGATTCCTTCTGCCGATGCCAGCGAACGGAGAAAGGCCGCCCAAGTCTCCGGTCGTCGAAATTGACTTCGACGAGACGTTCCGCAGCCAGAATGCGGGCTTCGGCCTGTTCGACGAGGTATTCGACCAGGATATGTCGAACGTGCCCCTGATCCAGAAGGGTTGCGAAACCGGATCGCCCGACAGCAAGTACGTATATTTCGGCACCTATCAGGAGTGCCGCTTGAAGGCACTTCATGCCCGTTTGGCAAAGATGGTCGGCGTTTGACATAAGGATACGCTGGCGCTGCATGATCCGGCCAATCGTGCAGCGCCACTGTTGCCTGTGCCGGCGGCGACTGCGCCACGACCCATCTATTCTCGCGATCGTCATTCGTTCTGCACGAAGGCGCTGAGGGATTGGCTGCGTTGAGCGTTCACGAATCGCCGCGCATGCTGCCCCGCCATCAATCGAGCGCCGAAGCCGACTATCCCGGCGCGGCATCTTGTCTTCCACGTAAGCACGGTATTGGCCGTCTCACCGAAAGCTTGCGCTGGACAACGCTACAGACGGCCTTGCAAATATAGTACGTAGGCGTATCATATCGGTGTCATTGAAAGCACCCGGATTGCCGGGGCAGGCGGAGAGCGAGCATGGCGGACTTCGATGTAATCATAGTGGGCGGTGGCGGCGCAGGGCTGTCGGCGGCCATCGAGGCGACGGAGGCCGGCGCGTCCTGCATCGTGCTGGAGGCGGATACCAAGTTGG includes the following:
- a CDS encoding aromatic ring-hydroxylating oxygenase subunit alpha, which encodes MKIDVTAIQKGAVTSVSPLYSDLLKTDTRVPHPAFAATGEFIVDGGPVPRSRYIDRAFAKLEMDHLWMKTWQVVGREEDIPEIGDRFVYNVGNKSFIIVRTAENSVKALYNSCLHRGTRLCAGEGAGPVIRCPFHGWTWNADGSIKELPGRWDFPEVTDEKFRLPEAQCAVWGGNIFINPDLNAGPLEPALGILVDHFKDYEFADRWTAVHVRKKVRGNWKLAAEAFLEGWHLSETHSQAQSFNGDSNSQYDIWEDDDAQISRSITPSGVPSPELGEDASVRQAVIDLIHAVTPPGMELPNFEQVETIDRAYGAEHRRRVLNAMTGRDSSDASDAWMLDAAQYYMFPNFFPWLGEGAPLWYQFMPYGDDPAECIFEVRFLLPMPANGERPPKSPVVEIDFDETFRSQNAGFGLFDEVFDQDMSNVPLIQKGCETGSPDSKYVYFGTYQECRLKALHARLAKMVGV